TTCGCGGTCGGCAATCCCTTCGGCCTCCGGGAAACCGTGACCCAGGGAATCGTGAGCGCCAAAAACCGCCAGTTCGGCCAAAGCGACACCGCACCCAACTACATCCAAACCGACACCGCCATCAACCCCGGCAACTCCGGCGGCCCGCTCGTCAACCTTCGTGGCGACGTCATCGGCATCAACGTGGCCGTCTACAGCACCGACTCCAGCCGGACCTACCAAGGGATCGGCCTGAGTATTCCGTCAAACGACGCCTGGGATGCCTTCGAGCAAATAGCCACCAAGGGCCGCGTCGTCAAAGGCTACCTTGGGATCGTCGTCTATGACGAAAAAACCCCCTACCTCCTGAGCCAATTCAATGAGCTGGACTACCCCCACGAATACGGCGCCATGGTCGCCTCCATCCAACCCGGCTCCCCGGCGGAGCGCTGCGGACTCATGCGCAAGGACGTCATCCTCTCGGTCGATGGGGACCGCGTGGAAACCAACGCCCAATCCATCAGCTCCTTCATGGAAACCATTCAGACCGCGGACGTGGGGCAGACCATCCCGCTAGAAGTCTGGCGCAATGGAAAAACCCTCCTCTTGGAGCCCCTCATCGCGGACCGCGCCTTCTTCCCGGAGATGAGTGCTGAGCCCGTGCAGTTGACGCTCCAGAGCCTCACCCCCGAAGAAGTCCCCACCAAATTCGGCGTGACGGTCGAGCCGCTGCCCGCCGAAGCGCAGGAACGTGGAGTTCAGGGGCTGCGGGTTTCCAAGATTCTTCCCGGCTCCCCCGCCTCCACCAAGCTCCGCCGCAATGACATCATCATCGGCATCAACCAAACAGCCGTCTTTGAGCCAGCCGATTTCTACCAAGTCATCGCCGACCAGATGCTCAGCCAACGCTCTCGGATTCTCCTGGTCCGGCGGGAAAATGGCGTCGCCAAACGCGGCTACGTCGAATTTGCCCCCCTTCGCTGACTGCCTTCTCTCCCCCTCCTCTCTCCACCTCGTGCGCCCCATGAAAGCGATCGCCTCGCCTCCCACTCACGGCAGCCTCCCCCCGATCTTGCTCGTCTTGCTGGGCGCGGTCGGACTGGGCGTGGGCAGCTACTTTCTTTTCTCCTTGGGCGGAGAAAAAGCCGTCCCTCCCCCGCCCGAAAGCCCAGACCCATCGCTGGCCTCGGGCGAGAGCTTGGCCCCGGAAGAACCGGCTGAGGTCGCGCCCCCAGAGCCCACCCCCCCCACGCGCCGCTACGCCGGCTACCCGTCACTGGAGGACGTGACCCGGGAAGGCCCTCGGGAGATCCTGGCCGCCGTTGCTGTCTTGCTGGCGGAAGAGAAAATCGACGAATCTCTCGAAATTCTTCAGGCGATCGGTCTGGGCCAGCCCCAAGCGGTCACCCTTCGCTCCTTCCTGGAGGAGAGTCCTTTCAAAGTCCTACCGGTGCCGCCTCGCCTGGTGGGCGAGACCCGGGGGTTCCACCGCTACGCCCTGGCGCTCTCGGACCCCCTGGGCACCGAAACCAAGAAGGAAATCCTGGTCGATCTCCACCGGAACGCCGAGGGGAAATGGCGGATCGGCGACATCAGCCTCCCCGCCCTCTCCCCGGAAAGACCAGCCCTCGTCTTAGAAAGGGCGGACCGTCCCGTCGACGAACGCCAGGTCGACATCGACGGCGCGCTTCAAGTGGCCGATCGCTTCGTGCAAGCGGTCGTGACGCAGGACTTCGCAGCCGCCAAGGCGCTCGTGCTCAAGGAGAAAATCCGCGATGCCCGCATCGCCGCCCTCTGCATTTTCTTCGAGGAAAGCGGCTACCAACTCGATCCCGAACGCCCTCTCTACAACACCGTCATGCGGGAGGCGGTCGCCTGGTTTTTGAGCGATGTCGAATCGGCCAGCGGGGCCAAGGGCCGCTTCGGAGTCATTCTCCATCGCGTGGAGGAAGACTGGAAGGTGGCCGAGATCAATTTGGACAAATTGATCGAGCTCCACGCCCAGCAATTCGGGACCGGCGATGCCTACTACACCCCCCTTGTGAAAAAGCCGGAAGGCGGCGACGTCTTGGCCCTCTTCTTCAGTTTCGATGAGGACGAACTCCACCCCCGGGCCCTCCGCCAACTGGAAATCGTAGCCGAACTCCTCCGGGCCGACCCCGACAAGACCATCCGAATCAGTGGCCACACCGACTCCCGGGGGACCCAAGCCTACAATGAAAACCTGAGTGCCCGCCGGGCGAAGGAAGTCCGACAGACCCTCCTCAACTACGGCGTGCCCGAAGCGCAAGTCCTGACCGAAGCCTTCGGCTACACCCAACCCCTCCGGCCGAATGAAAACGCGGATGGGAGCGACAACCCAGACGGCCGCAAGGTCAACCGGCGGACCGAAATCTACCTCGACTTCTAGCCGCCAGCTGGCTCACTCCACGAAGCGAATCTTGCCGGGGATGGTCGGGATCTCTCCCCGCGCCATGGCTTCATGTTCCTCGTCGGTGCAGGAACTGCCGGTGGGCGCATCGGCGGCCTCCTCACTTTTTTGGAGGTAGCCATTTTCAATCATCCAGCTCTCGACCTCATCGCCGCTCACGTCGGCCAGCATTTGGCCGTCCACCAGGACGCAAGGGCTGAGCGGTTGGCCGCTCTTTTGCTCCATCTCCCAGCGGAAGGCGGGATTTTGAATGATGTCCTTTTCTTCAAAAGGCAGCTCATACTTGCGGAAAATGGCGCGCACTCCTTCGCTCCATCCGCAGTAGGTCTTGAGGTAGGCGGTGATCTGTGGGCTTTCTTTGCTCATGATTCGGTGTGTTGGAAAAACCTACGATCCTTGGGCTGGGTTTCCAACTGCAAAGCAGCGGAAAATCACCCTTCGTCGGATCGGGGCGACTTGGCGAGAGCCAAGACAGGGTCGAGGCCGAAGATATTCCGGAAAAGATCGCCTTCGCTGTCGAGAGCGAGCTGCTCGATCGCGATGTCACTCAGGCCACTGGCCCGCAAAACCAGCTTGCGCCCCTCCACGCGGACCTCCAACTCGTGGATC
This portion of the Verrucomicrobiota bacterium genome encodes:
- a CDS encoding trypsin-like peptidase domain-containing protein, translating into MHDALRRSLLLAALFGASFVLLYFLKANDQEYNLFDLLQGEAPPRHLPEEFTLPTTSALSEESIPALLRLDQEFQEVVASVVPSVVSVVTRQTFLEQGVQRSPFGLQPYQRQNNRQGLGSGVIVSQEGHIITNDHVIRDQDEIKVILHDGNDYDAILVGSDPELDVAVLRIQSSRSNFPALRRGDSDEVQSGQIVFAVGNPFGLRETVTQGIVSAKNRQFGQSDTAPNYIQTDTAINPGNSGGPLVNLRGDVIGINVAVYSTDSSRTYQGIGLSIPSNDAWDAFEQIATKGRVVKGYLGIVVYDEKTPYLLSQFNELDYPHEYGAMVASIQPGSPAERCGLMRKDVILSVDGDRVETNAQSISSFMETIQTADVGQTIPLEVWRNGKTLLLEPLIADRAFFPEMSAEPVQLTLQSLTPEEVPTKFGVTVEPLPAEAQERGVQGLRVSKILPGSPASTKLRRNDIIIGINQTAVFEPADFYQVIADQMLSQRSRILLVRRENGVAKRGYVEFAPLR
- a CDS encoding OmpA family protein → MKAIASPPTHGSLPPILLVLLGAVGLGVGSYFLFSLGGEKAVPPPPESPDPSLASGESLAPEEPAEVAPPEPTPPTRRYAGYPSLEDVTREGPREILAAVAVLLAEEKIDESLEILQAIGLGQPQAVTLRSFLEESPFKVLPVPPRLVGETRGFHRYALALSDPLGTETKKEILVDLHRNAEGKWRIGDISLPALSPERPALVLERADRPVDERQVDIDGALQVADRFVQAVVTQDFAAAKALVLKEKIRDARIAALCIFFEESGYQLDPERPLYNTVMREAVAWFLSDVESASGAKGRFGVILHRVEEDWKVAEINLDKLIELHAQQFGTGDAYYTPLVKKPEGGDVLALFFSFDEDELHPRALRQLEIVAELLRADPDKTIRISGHTDSRGTQAYNENLSARRAKEVRQTLLNYGVPEAQVLTEAFGYTQPLRPNENADGSDNPDGRKVNRRTEIYLDF
- a CDS encoding glutaredoxin, with product MSKESPQITAYLKTYCGWSEGVRAIFRKYELPFEEKDIIQNPAFRWEMEQKSGQPLSPCVLVDGQMLADVSGDEVESWMIENGYLQKSEEAADAPTGSSCTDEEHEAMARGEIPTIPGKIRFVE